The Nicotiana tabacum cultivar K326 chromosome 14, ASM71507v2, whole genome shotgun sequence genome contains a region encoding:
- the LOC142169175 gene encoding uncharacterized protein LOC142169175, producing MAPIDSDINSTSTSCEPTEFIPRPSSPLFLHSSDIPELSLVPVPFSGSDFGGWRSTIIVSLSGRNKIEFIDGTFPRPPHNSPECKQWDMCNNLVISWLASSLSPSIAESVQYSETTEDIWTQLNKRYGTGALDIASYFNKLKKLWDELRVMRSSHSSTCTCAPKAGIQKEEEEDRLHQFLMGLNYTYVNVRSNLLMMQQPPSLDNAYNILLQDERKRHVNPSTQFGHESASFNVASLNFSQPSHPQKQYPQRVSFDSNRAAQFCKYCKKSGHLIDKCYKLHGFFTSFKFTKGRKMVANAEVELASNSA from the exons ATGGCTCCGATCGATTCTGACATTAATAGTACCTCTACTTCTTGTGAACCTACTGAATTTATCCCTAGACCCTCGAGCCCTCTATTTCTTCACTCTTCTGATATACCCGAGCTATCTCTGGTTCCTGTGCCTTTTTCTGGGTCTGATTTTGGGGGTTGGCGAAGTACTATAATTGTTTCCTTGTCTGGCAGAAATAAAATTGAATTCATTGATGGAACTTTCCCTAGACCTCCACACAATTCTCCAGAATGCAAGCAGTGGGATATGTGTAATAACTTGGTTATCTCATGGTTGGCTAGTTCCCTATCCCCTAGCATTGCTGAGAGTGTTCAGTATTCTGAAACAACTGAGGATATTTGGACACAATTGAATAAAAGGTATGGCACT GGTGCTCTAGACATTGCATCATATTTtaacaaattgaagaaactttGGGATGAGTTGAGGGTTATGCGTTCTAGCCATAGCAGCACTTGCACTTGTGCTCCTAAGGCTGGCATCCaaaaagaggaagaggaagatagGCTGCATCAGTTTCTTATGGGGTTGAATTACACATATGTTAATGTTAGGAGTAACCTTCTCATGATGCAACAACCTCCATCCTTAGACAATGCTTACAACATTCTACTTCAAGATGAAAGAAAGAGGCATGTCAATCCATCCACTCAGTTCGGCCATGAGTCTGCCTCTTTCAATGTTGCCTCACTTAATTTCTCTCAGCCATCACATCCTCAGAAACAATATCCTCAACGAGTGTCTTTTGATTCAAATAGAGCTGCTCAATTTTGCAAGTATTGTAAGAAGAGTGGTCATTTAATTGACAAGTGTTATAAGTTGCATGGATTTTTCACTAGTTTCAAGTTTACCAAGGGTCGGAAGATGGTTGCAAATGCTGAGGTTGAATTAGCCTCcaatagtgcttag
- the LOC142168646 gene encoding aspartic proteinase 36-like isoform X2, with protein MVKFELGYTFLFLFITIGSASGGIEGVIKVNYKFSGSERTLSALKAHDDKRHLRLLAGVDLPIGGTGRPDSVGLYYAKIGIGTPSNAYYVQVDTGSDIMWVNCIGCDQCPRRGYHGLELAFYNRKDSLSGKLVSCGHQYCKDVNKGSVSGCYGNTSCFFSETYGDGSYSLGYFVEDVVQYDQVSGDLQTKSSNGSVIFGCGGTQSEDLTSSDDALDGVLGFGKSNTSMLSQLASSGRVKKMFAHCLDGVNGGGIFAIGNVVKPKVNMTALVPNQQHYNVNMTAVEVGYQILNFSADVFTNGENKGVIIDSGTTLAYLPEVIYGPLVKKILSWQPDLRLRTVHDEYTCFDYSGSVDDGFPQVYFHFENSVSLRVRPHEYLFPYIWFSQIS; from the exons ATGGTGAAATTCGAACTGGGTTACACGTTTTTGTTCCTTTTTATTACAATTGGAAGTGCAAGTGGGGGAATTGAAGGGGTAATCAAAGTGAATTACAAATTTAGTGGTTCTGAACGGACTCTCAGTGCCCTAAAAGCTCATGATGATAAACGCCATCTCAGACTTCTCGCCGGCGTCGACCTTCCTATCGGCGGCACCGGTCGTCCTGATTCCGTCGG GCTTTACTATGCCAAGATTGGGATTGGAACACCATCAAATGCTTATTATGTGCAAGTGGATACGGGAAGCGACATAATGTGGGTTAACTGCATCGGATGTGATCAATGCCCCAGAAGAGGATATCATGGT CTGGAGCTAGCATTCTACAATCGAAAGGATTCTCTCTCTGGTAAATTAGTTTCTTGTGGACACCAGTACTGCAAGGATGTCAATAAGGGTTCAGTATCAGGATGCTATGGTAACACGTCATGTTTTTTTAGTGAAACTTATGGAGATGGAAGCTATAGTTTGGGCTACTTTGTGGAGGACGTTGTTCAATATGACCAGGTTTCTGGTGATCTCCAAACTAAATCATCAAATGGAAGTGTAATTTTTGG GTGTGGGGGTACACAGTCTGAAGATCTAACTTCCTCAGATGATGCTCTTGATGGGGTTCTGGGATTTGGGAAATCAAATACATCCATGCTTTCCCAGCTGGCTTCATCTGGAAGAGTGAAGAAAATGTTTGCACATTGCTTGGATGGTGTGAATGGTGGTGGTATATTTGCCATTGGGAACGTTGTTAAACCAAAAGTAAACATGACAGCATTAGTACCAAACCA GCAACACTACAATGTCAATATGACAGCCGTTGAAGTTGGTTATCAAATTCTAAACTTTTCTGCTGATGTATTTACAAATGGAGAGAACAAGGGAGTTATAATTGACAGTGGAACAACCTTGGCTTATCTTCCTGAGGTGATTTATGGGCCACTAGTGAAAAAG ATACTCTCCTGGCAACCTGATCTGAGATTACGTACAGTTCATGATGAGTATACGTGCTTTGATTACTCTGGAAG TGTTGATGATGGATTCCCTCAAGtttattttcattttgaaaattctGTTTCTTTAAGAGTTCGTCCACATGAGTATCTATTCCCCTAT ATTTGGTTCTCTCAAATAAGCTAG